A single window of Falco rusticolus isolate bFalRus1 chromosome 6, bFalRus1.pri, whole genome shotgun sequence DNA harbors:
- the PRSS35 gene encoding inactive serine protease 35 — MEHMLLVFMFFIPVLSLTDGTETEQDFTWHLKKIPQIVSERTFSLDSPKFEAKTKLELNSVCGIECQRKLPVPSLSELKDLFSYETIFENGTRTLTEVNVLGLVLDPAGNTTTQRSSRKKRQIYGTDSRFSIYDKRFMTNFPFNTAVKISTGCSGILISPKHVLTAAHCLHNGKDYVKGSKRLRVGLMKTKSRGEGRKRKGAKRNRREVSAAQEDPEVAPELRRQSKGGGRKQRRSGRKQGTSDGMPSFQWTRVKSTHIPKGWFKGVSGDIALDYDYAVLELKRPHKRKYMELGISPTIKMMPGSMIHFSGFDNDRSGQLVYRFCSISDESNDLFYQYCDAEPGSTGSGVYLRLKEPNKKKWKRKIIAVYSGHQWVDVNGEQQDYNVAVRITPLKYAQICFWIHGNDENCTQG; from the coding sequence atggAGCACATGTTACTGGTATTCATGTTTTTCATACCTGTATTGAGTCTCACTGATGGAACAGAAACCGAGCAAGATTTTACTTGGCACTTAAAGAAGATTCCCCAGATTGTGAGTGAAAGAACTTTCTCCCTTGACAGCCCCAAATTTGAAGCAAAAACCAAATTAGAGCTGAACAGCGTATGTGGAATTGAATGTCAAAGAAAATTGCCGGTGCCGAGCTTGTCGGAGTTGAAGGACCTCTTCTCCTATGAAACCATTTTTGAAAATGGCACACGGACCCTGACTGAAGTGAATGTCCTCGGTCTAGTGCTTGACCCAGCTGGAAACACAACCACACAAAGGTCTTCGAGAAAGAAGAGGCAGATATACGGAACGGACAGTAGGTTCAGCATCTATGACAAGCGGTTTATGACCAACTTTCCGTTCAACACAGCTGTGAAGATCTCCACTGGCTGTAGTGGCATTCTCATTTCCCCCAAGCATGTGCTAACAGCTGCCCACTGTCTGCACAACGGCAAGGACTATGTTAAGGGCAGCAAAAGACTGAGGGTGGGCCTGATGAAGACGAAATCCAGAGGCGAGGGCAGGAAACGCAAAGGTGctaaaagaaacaggagagaagTTTCTGCGGCCCAAGAGGATCCTGAAGTTGCCCCAGAACTAAGGCGACAATCCAAAGGTGGTgggagaaagcagaggagaTCTGGGAGGAAGCAGGGGACCTCAGATGGCATGCCCTCCTTCCAGTGGACGAGGGTGAAGAGTACCCACATCCCAAAAGGCTGGTTTAAGGGTGTGTCTGGGGATATTGCCCTAGATTATGATTATGCTGTTCTTGAGCTCAAGCGTCCCCACAAAAGGAAATACATGGAGCTGGGAATAAGCCCAACAATCAAAATGATGCCTGGGAGCATGATCCACTTCTCAGGTTTTGACAATGATCGATCTGGGCAGCTGGTCTATAGATTTTGTAGCATTTCTGATGAGTCCAATGATCTCTTTTATCAGTACTGTGATGCTGAACCTGGCTCCACTGGATCTGGTGTCTATCTCCGTCTTAAGGagccaaacaaaaagaagtggAAACGCAAGATCATCGCTGTTTACTCTGGCCATCAGTGGGTGGATGTCAATGGTGAACAGCAGGATTACAATGTAGCAGTAAGAATTACTCCTCTCAAATATGCCCAGATTTGCTTCTGGATACACGGGAATGATGAGAATTGCACACAGGGCTGA